From a region of the Streptomyces sp. NBC_01454 genome:
- a CDS encoding S28 family serine protease, producing MRKATRWLLSLAVLIGTAGAGSVSAGAATAAEPKTEDIKDRILAIPGMSLIEEKPVDGYRYFVLNYTQPIDHRHPSKGTFQQRLTLLHKSVDRPTVFFTSGYNVSTTPSRSEPTKIIDGNQVSLEYRYFTPSRPTPTDWKKLNIRQAADDQHRIFQALHRIYGKNWIDTGGSKGGMTATYYRRFFPHDMNGTVAYVAPNDVRNDEDSAYDRFFKTVGTAQCRADLAAIEREALVRRKEMVGRFQTWADKKKQTFKTVGGADRAYEVMVTDLVFGFWQYQPAETACAEVPKPTVSTDGLWAWMDKVGGFDSYTDQGMEPYTPYYYQAGTQLGEPGYAYPNLAGLLKYPGINNSRSFVPKDIPMHFDKRAMPDVDHWVRHHANRMMFVNGQYDPWSSEHFELGRGARNSYVFTVPGGNHGSNIAKLKDADRTKATAELLDWAGVQAPSGTAAPLAPYNKQLDKQEIRRMPLLRP from the coding sequence ATGCGCAAGGCCACCAGATGGCTGCTGTCACTCGCCGTGCTCATAGGCACGGCGGGCGCCGGCAGCGTGTCGGCAGGAGCGGCCACCGCCGCCGAGCCGAAGACCGAGGACATCAAGGACCGGATCCTGGCGATCCCGGGCATGAGCCTCATCGAAGAGAAGCCGGTCGACGGCTACCGCTACTTCGTCCTGAACTACACCCAGCCGATTGACCACCGGCATCCGTCCAAGGGGACGTTCCAGCAGCGGCTGACCCTGCTGCACAAGTCGGTCGACCGCCCGACGGTGTTCTTCACCTCCGGCTACAACGTCAGCACCACGCCGTCCCGCAGCGAACCCACCAAGATCATCGACGGCAATCAAGTCTCCCTGGAGTACCGCTACTTCACCCCGTCGCGGCCCACTCCCACGGACTGGAAGAAGCTGAACATCCGGCAGGCCGCCGATGACCAGCACCGCATCTTCCAGGCCCTGCACCGCATCTACGGCAAGAACTGGATCGACACCGGCGGCAGCAAGGGCGGCATGACCGCCACCTACTACCGCCGCTTCTTCCCGCACGACATGAACGGCACCGTCGCCTACGTCGCGCCCAACGACGTACGCAACGACGAGGACTCCGCCTACGACCGGTTCTTCAAGACCGTCGGGACGGCGCAGTGCCGCGCCGACCTCGCCGCCATCGAGCGCGAGGCCCTGGTGCGCCGCAAGGAGATGGTCGGCCGCTTCCAGACCTGGGCCGACAAGAAGAAGCAGACCTTCAAGACCGTCGGCGGTGCCGACCGGGCCTATGAAGTCATGGTCACGGACCTGGTGTTCGGGTTCTGGCAGTACCAGCCGGCCGAGACCGCCTGCGCCGAGGTCCCCAAGCCGACCGTCTCCACCGACGGGCTGTGGGCGTGGATGGACAAGGTCGGCGGCTTCGACAGCTACACCGACCAGGGCATGGAGCCGTACACGCCGTACTACTACCAGGCAGGCACCCAGCTGGGTGAGCCCGGCTACGCCTACCCGAACCTCGCCGGCCTGCTGAAGTACCCCGGGATCAACAACTCGCGGTCGTTCGTGCCCAAGGACATCCCGATGCACTTCGACAAGCGCGCGATGCCCGACGTCGATCACTGGGTGCGCCACCACGCGAACCGGATGATGTTCGTCAACGGGCAGTACGACCCGTGGAGTTCGGAGCACTTCGAGCTCGGCAGGGGCGCCCGGAACTCGTACGTCTTCACCGTGCCCGGCGGCAACCACGGCTCGAACATCGCCAAGCTGAAGGACGCCGACCGCACCAAGGCCACCGCCGAGCTTCTCGACTGGGCCGGTGTCCAGGCCCCGAGCGGCACGGCCGCGCCGCTGGCGCCGTACAACAAGCAGCTGGACAAGCAGGAGATCCGGCGGATGCCGCTGCTGCGGCCGTAA
- a CDS encoding ABC transporter ATP-binding protein, which produces MRYVSRSGRHRVTGTDRQRVGWARRLIRDCWQYKRDVLLALGSSLAGMAVLALVPLVPKLIIDDVIVRHARPLGPWAGLLVVAAVVVYVLTYIRRFYGGRLALDAQHDLRTRMFSAIGRLDGRRQDELSTGQVVGRATSDLQLIQSLLFMLPMMIGNVLLFVISLVVMMVLSPLLTVVALAVAPALWFIARRSRARLFPATWYAQGQAAAVAGVVDGAVSGVRVVKGFGQEEQETGKLREVSRRLFAGRLRTVRFNARYTPALQAVPALGQVAMLALGGWMATQGQVTLGTFVAFSTYLAQLVGPVRMLAMMLTVGQQARAGVERVYELIDTEPALQERADAHPLPADAPATVAFEDVTFAYAPPHREAGEEPAAAAGPVRPVLEGFSLRIEAGETVAVVGTSGSGKSTVSLLLPRFYDVTAGRVLIGGHEVRELTLESLRAAIGLVPETSFLFSDSVRDNIAYGHPEATDAQVRAAARAARADGFISALPDGYDTKVGEQGLTLSGGQRQRVALARAILTDPRLLVLDDATSAVDARVEHEIHEALRGVMAGRTTLLIAHRASTLALADRVAVLDGGRLVDIGTQEELESRCALYRRLLTDPDELGDVAHDPAGEAAGGFDAEYAEYAEYAAGAPREWTPEAAEPDGERDAAGTITPELWVRREQEAEAGAAGTAARAAAGAGPGIGGAMAGLTATPELLAQVAALPPATDTPEVDEDQALRPERSYGLRRLLHGFGRPLGCALALVAVDAVAGLLLPVLIRQGIDEGVRRGALIGVWTAAVVALLVVLAQWAAQIGGNRMTGRTGERVLYSLRLKIFAQLQRLGLDYYERELTGKIMTRMTTDVDALSTFLQTGLVTALVSVLTFFGILVALLAIDVQLALVVFATLPPLIIGTYFFRKQSVKAYELARERISVVNGDLQESVAGLRIVQAFRRERSGEERFAARSDAYRRARVRGQFLISVYFPFVQLLSSVAAALVLIVGADRVGSHTLTAGALVAYLLYIDLFFAPVQQLSQVFDGYQQASVSLGRIQELLREPTTTPVAERPREVPALRGDITFDDVHFHYGSGEEPALAGVDLTIPAGQTVAFVGETGAGKSTLVKLVARFYDPSGGAVRIDGTDLRELDLTGYRRRLGVVPQESYLFAGTVRDAIAYGRPDATDAEVEAAARSVGAHAMIATLDGGYLHEVAERGRNLSAGQRQLLALARAELVDPDVLLLDEATAALDLATEAVVNQATDRLRTLDPARTDAGPPARRRTTLIVAHRLTTAARADRVVVLDRGRIAEDGTHAQLLAHDGRYAELWRTFTGEEEELAA; this is translated from the coding sequence ATGCGGTACGTGTCGAGGAGCGGGAGGCACCGGGTGACGGGGACGGACAGGCAACGAGTGGGCTGGGCGCGGCGGCTGATCCGCGACTGCTGGCAGTACAAGAGGGACGTGCTGCTCGCCCTGGGCTCCTCACTCGCCGGCATGGCGGTGCTGGCCCTGGTCCCGCTCGTCCCGAAGCTGATCATCGACGATGTCATCGTGCGGCACGCCCGCCCGCTCGGCCCCTGGGCCGGCCTGCTGGTCGTCGCCGCCGTCGTGGTCTACGTCCTCACCTACATACGCCGCTTCTACGGCGGCCGCCTCGCCCTGGACGCCCAGCACGACCTGCGGACCCGGATGTTCTCCGCGATCGGCCGGCTCGACGGCCGGCGGCAGGACGAGCTGAGCACCGGCCAGGTCGTCGGCCGCGCCACCAGCGACCTCCAGCTCATCCAGAGCCTGCTGTTCATGCTCCCGATGATGATCGGGAACGTCCTGCTGTTCGTGATCTCGCTGGTCGTCATGATGGTGCTGTCCCCGCTGCTCACCGTCGTCGCGCTGGCCGTCGCCCCCGCCCTGTGGTTCATCGCCCGGCGCAGCCGCGCCCGGCTGTTCCCCGCCACCTGGTACGCCCAGGGGCAGGCGGCCGCCGTGGCCGGTGTCGTGGACGGCGCGGTCTCCGGCGTCCGGGTCGTCAAGGGCTTCGGGCAGGAGGAGCAGGAGACCGGGAAGCTGCGCGAGGTCAGCCGCCGGCTGTTCGCCGGACGTCTGCGCACGGTCCGGTTCAACGCCCGCTACACCCCCGCGCTGCAGGCCGTCCCCGCCCTCGGCCAGGTCGCGATGCTGGCCCTCGGCGGCTGGATGGCCACCCAGGGCCAGGTCACCCTCGGCACCTTCGTCGCCTTCTCCACCTACCTCGCGCAGCTGGTCGGACCCGTGCGGATGCTGGCGATGATGCTGACCGTCGGCCAGCAGGCACGGGCCGGCGTGGAGCGGGTCTACGAGCTGATCGACACCGAGCCGGCCCTCCAGGAGCGGGCGGACGCCCACCCGCTGCCCGCCGACGCCCCCGCGACCGTCGCCTTCGAGGACGTCACGTTCGCCTACGCGCCGCCGCACCGCGAGGCCGGCGAGGAGCCCGCGGCCGCCGCCGGCCCGGTCCGCCCCGTCCTCGAAGGGTTCTCACTGCGCATCGAGGCCGGCGAGACCGTCGCCGTGGTCGGCACGTCCGGCAGCGGCAAGTCCACCGTCTCGCTGCTGCTGCCCCGCTTCTACGACGTCACCGCGGGCCGCGTCCTGATCGGCGGCCACGAGGTGCGCGAACTGACCCTGGAGTCGCTGCGGGCCGCCATCGGGCTGGTCCCCGAGACCAGCTTCCTGTTCTCCGACTCCGTACGCGACAACATCGCCTACGGCCACCCGGAGGCCACCGACGCACAGGTGCGCGCCGCGGCCCGCGCCGCCCGCGCCGACGGCTTCATCTCCGCGCTTCCCGACGGCTATGACACCAAGGTCGGCGAGCAGGGCCTGACGCTGTCCGGCGGCCAGCGCCAGCGCGTCGCCCTGGCCCGCGCCATCCTCACCGACCCCCGGCTGCTGGTCCTGGACGACGCCACCTCGGCGGTGGACGCCCGGGTCGAGCACGAGATCCACGAGGCGCTGCGCGGCGTCATGGCGGGCCGCACGACCCTGCTGATCGCCCACCGCGCCTCCACCCTGGCGCTCGCCGACCGGGTGGCCGTCCTCGACGGCGGGCGGCTGGTCGACATCGGCACCCAGGAGGAGCTGGAGAGCCGCTGCGCGCTCTACCGCAGGCTGCTGACCGACCCGGACGAGCTGGGCGACGTCGCGCACGACCCGGCGGGCGAAGCGGCGGGCGGCTTCGACGCCGAGTACGCCGAGTACGCCGAGTACGCCGCGGGCGCGCCGCGGGAGTGGACGCCGGAGGCCGCCGAGCCCGACGGGGAGCGGGACGCCGCCGGCACGATCACCCCCGAGCTGTGGGTCCGCCGCGAGCAGGAGGCCGAGGCGGGCGCGGCCGGGACGGCGGCCCGCGCGGCGGCCGGCGCCGGGCCCGGCATCGGCGGAGCCATGGCCGGGCTGACGGCGACGCCCGAGCTGCTCGCCCAGGTCGCCGCCCTGCCGCCGGCCACCGACACCCCCGAGGTCGACGAGGACCAAGCCCTGCGCCCCGAGCGCTCCTACGGCCTGCGCCGGCTGCTGCACGGCTTCGGCAGGCCGCTGGGGTGCGCGCTGGCGCTGGTCGCCGTGGACGCGGTCGCCGGGCTGCTGCTGCCGGTGCTGATCCGGCAGGGCATCGACGAGGGCGTGCGGCGCGGTGCGCTGATCGGCGTCTGGACGGCCGCCGTGGTCGCCCTGCTCGTGGTCCTCGCCCAGTGGGCGGCGCAGATCGGCGGCAACCGCATGACCGGACGCACCGGCGAACGGGTCCTCTACTCCCTCCGCCTCAAGATCTTCGCGCAGCTCCAGCGCCTCGGGCTCGACTACTACGAGCGCGAGCTGACCGGCAAGATCATGACCAGGATGACCACCGACGTCGACGCCCTGTCGACCTTCCTGCAGACCGGCCTGGTCACCGCCCTGGTCTCGGTGCTCACCTTCTTCGGCATCCTCGTCGCGCTGCTGGCCATCGACGTCCAGCTGGCCCTGGTCGTCTTCGCCACCCTCCCGCCGCTGATCATCGGCACGTACTTCTTCCGCAAGCAGAGCGTGAAGGCGTACGAGCTGGCCCGCGAGCGGATCAGCGTCGTCAACGGCGACCTCCAGGAGAGCGTCGCCGGACTGCGGATCGTCCAGGCGTTCCGGCGCGAGCGCAGCGGCGAGGAGCGGTTCGCGGCCCGCAGCGACGCCTACCGCCGGGCCCGGGTCCGCGGTCAGTTCCTGATCTCGGTCTACTTCCCGTTCGTCCAGCTGCTGTCGTCCGTGGCGGCCGCGCTGGTGCTGATCGTCGGCGCCGACCGGGTCGGTTCGCACACCCTGACGGCCGGTGCGCTGGTCGCCTACCTCCTCTACATCGACCTGTTCTTCGCCCCCGTCCAGCAGCTCTCCCAGGTCTTCGACGGCTACCAGCAGGCCTCCGTCTCGCTCGGCCGCATCCAGGAGCTGCTGCGCGAGCCGACCACCACCCCCGTCGCCGAGCGGCCCCGCGAGGTGCCCGCGCTGCGCGGCGACATCACCTTCGACGACGTCCACTTCCACTACGGCAGCGGCGAGGAACCGGCGCTGGCCGGCGTCGACCTCACCATCCCGGCCGGCCAGACCGTGGCCTTCGTCGGCGAGACCGGCGCCGGCAAGTCCACGCTGGTCAAGCTGGTCGCGCGGTTCTACGACCCGTCCGGGGGAGCCGTCCGGATCGACGGCACGGACCTGCGCGAGCTGGATCTGACGGGCTATCGCCGCCGCCTGGGCGTGGTCCCCCAGGAGTCCTACCTCTTCGCCGGCACCGTCCGTGACGCCATCGCCTACGGCCGCCCGGACGCCACCGACGCCGAGGTGGAGGCCGCCGCCCGGTCCGTCGGCGCCCATGCCATGATCGCCACCCTCGACGGCGGCTACCTCCACGAGGTCGCCGAGCGCGGCCGCAACCTCTCCGCCGGCCAGCGCCAGCTGCTGGCACTGGCCCGTGCCGAACTCGTCGACCCGGACGTGCTGTTGCTCGACGAGGCCACCGCGGCGCTGGACCTCGCCACCGAAGCGGTCGTCAACCAGGCCACCGACCGTCTGCGCACGCTCGACCCCGCCCGCACGGACGCGGGGCCGCCCGCCCGCCGGCGCACCACCCTCATCGTCGCCCACCGCCTGACCACCGCGGCCCGCGCGGACCGCGTGGTGGTGCTCGACCGCGGCCGGATAGCGGAGGACGGCACCCACGCCCAGCTCCTGGCCCACGACGGCCGCTACGCGGAGCTGTGGCGCACCTTCACGGGCGAGGAGGAGGAACTCGCGGCCTGA